In Nitrospiraceae bacterium, the following are encoded in one genomic region:
- a CDS encoding YebC/PmpR family DNA-binding transcriptional regulator codes for MGGHSHWATIKRHKSAQDAKRGKIFTRIIRELTIAARQGGDPDGNPRLRLAIAKAKEANMPGDTMKKAVQRGTGELPGVTYEEFSLEGYGPGGTALLLEITSDNRNRTVAEIRSLLTKNAGNMAEAGAVAWQFQKKGMLVIEKGKVEEDQLLTIALDAGAEDVKVTDKAFEVITSPHDFEAVKKAISDAKIETTLAELTFIAQNTVTLDEKAAEQMLKLVEILDEHDDVQKVHANFDISDAVMEKIAAATA; via the coding sequence ATGGGTGGCCATAGTCATTGGGCAACAATCAAGCGGCACAAATCGGCGCAGGATGCCAAGCGGGGCAAGATTTTCACCCGCATCATTCGGGAATTGACCATCGCAGCGCGACAGGGCGGGGACCCCGATGGGAATCCGCGGTTGCGCCTGGCGATTGCCAAGGCCAAAGAAGCCAACATGCCCGGCGACACGATGAAGAAGGCCGTCCAGCGCGGTACCGGGGAATTGCCTGGCGTCACGTATGAAGAGTTCTCTCTGGAAGGTTATGGACCAGGCGGCACCGCCTTGCTCCTGGAAATCACCTCCGACAACCGTAACCGCACCGTTGCCGAAATTCGGAGTCTCCTGACCAAGAATGCAGGAAACATGGCGGAGGCCGGAGCTGTTGCGTGGCAGTTCCAGAAGAAGGGGATGTTGGTCATTGAGAAGGGCAAGGTCGAGGAAGACCAACTGCTCACCATCGCATTGGATGCTGGGGCCGAGGACGTGAAGGTGACCGATAAGGCCTTTGAGGTCATTACGAGCCCCCATGATTTCGAAGCGGTCAAGAAGGCCATCAGCGATGCCAAGATCGAAACCACGTTAGCCGAACTGACGTTCATTGCCCAAAATACCGTGACGTTGGATGAGAAGGCCGCCGAGCAGATGCTGAAGTTGGTGGAAATCCTGGATGAACATGACGATGTCCAGAAGGTCCACGCCAATTTCGATATCTCCGATGCGGTGATGGAGAAAATCGCCGCCGCCACCGCCTAG
- the ruvA gene encoding Holliday junction branch migration protein RuvA, producing MIALLTGRVAFKAPAQVTLDVHGVGYEVFIPLSTFYSLPNPNDVATLHIHTHLREDAIQLYGFLSPLEKDAFLLLTGVSGIGPKLGLSILSALSVTDLFSAIQAGDVEKLATVPGIGKKSAARLALELKDKVQKLHPTMGQPLPAGEGPSDPLLDDALSALVNLGYRAPDVKEVLKRLSKMGAPGQNLQEVIREALKHLAGG from the coding sequence ATGATCGCCTTACTGACAGGCCGCGTGGCCTTCAAGGCGCCTGCCCAGGTGACACTCGACGTGCACGGCGTCGGGTACGAAGTTTTCATCCCACTCAGCACCTTTTATAGCCTCCCCAATCCCAATGACGTCGCGACGCTCCACATCCACACGCATTTGCGTGAGGATGCCATCCAGCTGTACGGTTTTCTGAGTCCGTTGGAAAAGGATGCATTCCTGCTTCTGACGGGAGTTTCGGGGATCGGTCCCAAACTCGGTCTTAGTATCTTGTCGGCCCTCTCCGTTACCGATCTCTTCTCGGCGATCCAGGCAGGCGATGTGGAAAAACTTGCCACGGTTCCTGGTATCGGGAAAAAGTCGGCTGCGCGCCTGGCGTTGGAGCTCAAGGACAAAGTGCAGAAGTTGCATCCGACGATGGGGCAACCGCTGCCTGCAGGCGAGGGGCCAAGCGATCCGCTTTTGGACGATGCATTGTCCGCTCTGGTAAACCTTGGATATAGGGCGCCGGATGTGAAGGAAGTGCTGAAACGCTTGTCGAAAATGGGGGCCCCAGGCCAGAATCTTCAAGAAGTCATACGCGAAGCCTTGAAGCATCTAGCCGGGGGGTGA
- the ruvB gene encoding Holliday junction branch migration DNA helicase RuvB, with translation MPDRMVSNQLTDDERGIEAALRPQSLEDYVGQRRMKEALRICIEAAKRRGEALDHAIFYGPPGLGKTTIAHIIAREMGSSIRSTSGLVLNHAGDLAAILTNLQEHDVLFIDEIHRLPASVEEALYPAMEDYQLDLVVGQGPSTRTVKLDLPRFTLIGATTRAGALTSPLRDRFGLVHRLEFYSPEDLAAIVMRSATLLQVPTDPEGAAEIARRARGTPRIVNRLIKRIRDYAEIKAQGRITKDVAEAALLWLSVDAAGLDDMDRKILLTIVEKFNGGPVGVESLAAAVQEDKGTLEDVYEPYLIQAGFIERTGRGRQATRLTFEHFKKQKDLLSLSD, from the coding sequence ATGCCGGACCGTATGGTGTCCAACCAACTGACCGACGACGAGCGTGGCATCGAGGCTGCCCTGCGCCCGCAGAGCCTGGAAGACTATGTCGGGCAGCGGCGCATGAAAGAGGCCCTACGGATTTGCATCGAAGCGGCCAAGCGGCGTGGAGAAGCGCTCGACCATGCGATTTTTTATGGCCCACCGGGATTGGGCAAGACAACGATTGCTCACATCATCGCGCGGGAAATGGGATCGTCGATCCGGTCCACGTCAGGGCTGGTATTGAACCACGCCGGAGACCTGGCTGCGATTCTGACGAACTTGCAGGAACATGATGTGCTTTTCATCGATGAAATTCACCGGCTACCGGCCTCGGTCGAGGAAGCGCTGTATCCGGCGATGGAGGACTATCAGTTGGATCTGGTTGTAGGCCAAGGCCCCTCCACCAGAACCGTGAAGCTGGATTTGCCACGCTTCACGTTGATTGGGGCCACGACCAGAGCCGGTGCCTTGACCTCGCCGCTCCGCGATCGATTCGGGTTAGTGCATCGTTTGGAGTTTTATTCCCCGGAGGATTTGGCTGCGATTGTGATGCGCTCCGCGACGCTGCTGCAGGTGCCGACCGATCCGGAGGGAGCAGCCGAAATCGCGCGCCGAGCCAGGGGAACGCCGCGCATCGTCAATCGCCTGATCAAGCGGATCAGAGACTACGCAGAGATCAAGGCGCAGGGACGGATTACCAAGGACGTCGCTGAAGCGGCGTTGCTGTGGCTGTCTGTCGATGCTGCCGGTCTGGACGACATGGATCGCAAGATCCTCCTCACGATCGTGGAGAAGTTCAACGGCGGGCCGGTCGGGGTGGAATCGCTGGCCGCGGCCGTTCAGGAAGATAAAGGGACCTTGGAAGATGTCTACGAACCGTACTTGATCCAAGCCGGCTTCATTGAGCGGACGGGAAGGGGCCGTCAGGCGACCCGTTTGACGTTCGAGCATTTCAAAAAGCAAAAGGACCTCCTCTCGCTCTCCGATTGA